The following proteins are encoded in a genomic region of Thermococcus sp.:
- a CDS encoding type II toxin-antitoxin system PemK/MazF family toxin: MFEQGEIWTAPFPYYELQNNTAYKRQFVLKDKIRPVIIVSESNFNSDKLDVIVCQVSRHKDYRILTLRPELKKRLIIISNSNLIPGTGNLRNISIIKPFKLFTLPKDLVLNGKLIGKLDQQTLQQLLNNIHSLF, encoded by the coding sequence ATGTTCGAACAGGGTGAAATATGGACGGCACCATTTCCCTACTATGAACTCCAGAATAACACGGCATACAAAAGACAGTTCGTTTTAAAAGACAAAATACGGCCCGTCATAATAGTCTCAGAGAGTAACTTCAATTCAGACAAGTTAGATGTCATAGTCTGCCAAGTCTCCCGACACAAAGACTATCGGATACTAACCCTACGTCCGGAACTCAAAAAGAGATTGATAATAATCTCAAACTCCAACCTAATACCCGGGACAGGAAACCTAAGAAACATAAGTATCATCAAGCCATTTAAATTATTCACCCTTCCCAAAGACCTCGTTCTAAATGGAAAACTGATCGGAAAACTCGACCAGCAAACACTCCAACAACTATTAAACAACATCCACAGCCTCTTTTAG
- a CDS encoding BlaI/MecI/CopY family transcriptional regulator has translation MNGSVDLESEIRGMLRAHGELSVAFITRFLHERGLDCTRQGVERVLRRLVRKGVVEAFYTNGNQRKHYRLR, from the coding sequence ATGAACGGTTCAGTGGACTTGGAGAGTGAAATCAGAGGCATGCTCCGCGCCCATGGGGAACTTAGCGTTGCGTTCATAACGAGGTTCCTCCATGAGAGGGGCCTGGACTGCACGAGGCAGGGGGTAGAAAGGGTTCTCAGGCGACTCGTTAGAAAGGGTGTGGTCGAGGCTTTCTACACAAACGGAAATCAAAGGAAGCACTACAGGTTAAGGTGA